A window of the Synechococcus sp. LTW-R genome harbors these coding sequences:
- a CDS encoding lysylphosphatidylglycerol synthase transmembrane domain-containing protein: MRRRWLFGLVAALAIYLGLTTAFGIQDVSATLGELPWRWWILAPGICLGSHLVLIGRWSYYLRQLGFPLPLKPAAKTYAAGLALIAAPGRSGEAVRGLWLQRRHGFPLTVGVGITLAERLADLASALLVLSWGLGEQVWIAMLIGLAVLGVGGWVLTHPRVLRRLEHWLERLPLHQRWNGLIRLLREALLAMGRMRQLMKPKPLIVGTLLACICWMIEAGLLVALYQALGVDLSLHQTAVIRTATGLGGVISLLPAGLGTSEATSIGLAMLYGADRSQALAVTLLLRLCTLAVPCLVGVLALVRQPDLSRSAES; this comes from the coding sequence ATGCGGCGCCGTTGGCTCTTCGGGCTGGTCGCAGCCCTCGCGATCTACCTCGGGCTCACCACCGCCTTTGGCATCCAGGACGTCAGCGCCACCCTGGGGGAACTGCCCTGGCGCTGGTGGATCCTGGCCCCGGGCATTTGCCTGGGGAGCCACCTCGTGCTGATTGGCCGCTGGTCCTATTACCTGCGCCAACTGGGCTTCCCCCTGCCCCTCAAACCCGCCGCCAAGACTTATGCGGCGGGCCTCGCCTTGATCGCCGCCCCGGGGCGCAGCGGCGAAGCGGTCCGCGGCCTCTGGCTGCAGCGGCGCCACGGCTTCCCGCTGACCGTGGGCGTTGGCATCACCCTGGCGGAACGGCTGGCTGATCTGGCCAGTGCCCTGCTCGTGCTGAGCTGGGGTCTCGGGGAGCAGGTCTGGATCGCAATGCTGATCGGCCTTGCGGTTCTCGGTGTGGGCGGCTGGGTGCTGACCCACCCCCGGGTCCTCCGCAGACTGGAGCATTGGCTCGAGCGCCTGCCGCTGCATCAGCGCTGGAACGGTCTGATTCGCCTGCTGCGCGAAGCCCTGCTGGCCATGGGCCGGATGCGGCAGTTGATGAAACCCAAACCCCTCATCGTCGGCACCCTGCTGGCCTGCATCTGCTGGATGATCGAGGCGGGATTATTGGTGGCGCTTTACCAGGCCCTCGGTGTGGACCTGAGCCTGCATCAAACCGCCGTGATTCGAACGGCGACCGGCCTGGGCGGTGTGATCTCGCTGTTGCCCGCCGGCTTGGGCACCAGTGAAGCCACCTCGATTGGCTTGGCGATGCTTTACGGAGCCGACCGCTCCCAAGCCCTGGCCGTCACGCTGCTGCTACGGCTCTGCACCCTCGCCGTTCCCTGCCTGGTCGGCGTCCTGGCGCTGGTGCGCCAACCCGACCTCAGCCGTTCTGCTGAATCTTGA
- a CDS encoding glycosyltransferase, with protein MTTSSQQIQFRQRNRTYYADLERLHQLLVPPGLRVLEVGCGTGDLLAHLQPAHGVGIELDPEVAAVARERHPELRILATNAETMTPQSIGETQPFDVILLPNTLNTLQDVQGVLERLEAFCHPRTRLVVSFHNWLWQPLLKTAERLGQRQPQPPESWLTPNDVRNLLDLASWEVLKEGQRCLIPRQIPLLTPLANRWLSQLPLIDNLGLTHWMVARPARQQRQNPSVSVVIPARNEAGNIVPAIERLPELGRFTEVIFVEGHSSDNTWEEIERVCETYQGPMSLKKFRQTGKGKADAVWLGFDQAEGDVLMILDADLTVRPEDLPRFAQAMADGRGEFVNGCRLVYPRSWEAMPPLNTAANRFFAAAFSWLLRQRLKDTLCGTKVIWKDDYERLKAGRSYFGDFDPFGDFDLLFGASKLNLKIVEVPVRYQERSYGSSNIAHVKEGLILGQMCVYAARKLRFIP; from the coding sequence ATGACCACCTCGAGCCAGCAGATCCAGTTCCGCCAACGCAACCGCACCTATTACGCGGATCTCGAGCGGCTGCATCAGCTGCTGGTTCCGCCGGGGCTACGGGTGCTGGAGGTGGGCTGCGGCACCGGTGATCTTCTGGCTCACCTGCAACCGGCCCATGGGGTTGGGATTGAGCTGGACCCGGAGGTGGCCGCTGTCGCCCGGGAGCGCCATCCCGAACTGCGGATCCTGGCGACCAACGCCGAGACGATGACCCCGCAGAGCATCGGCGAGACCCAACCGTTCGATGTGATCCTGCTGCCGAACACCCTGAACACGCTGCAGGACGTGCAAGGGGTGCTGGAGCGGCTGGAGGCGTTTTGTCACCCCCGGACCCGCTTGGTGGTGAGTTTCCACAATTGGCTCTGGCAACCGCTGCTGAAGACCGCGGAACGCCTGGGCCAGCGGCAACCGCAGCCCCCGGAGAGCTGGCTGACCCCGAACGATGTCCGAAACCTGCTCGATCTCGCGAGCTGGGAGGTGCTCAAGGAGGGCCAGCGCTGCTTGATCCCCCGCCAGATTCCGCTGCTTACCCCCCTAGCCAACCGTTGGCTGAGCCAACTGCCGCTGATCGACAACCTGGGGCTCACCCACTGGATGGTGGCCAGGCCCGCCCGTCAACAGCGCCAGAACCCAAGCGTCAGCGTCGTCATCCCGGCGCGCAACGAAGCCGGCAACATCGTCCCAGCGATTGAACGGCTGCCGGAACTGGGCCGTTTCACCGAAGTGATCTTTGTCGAGGGGCATTCCTCCGACAACACCTGGGAGGAGATCGAGCGGGTCTGCGAGACCTACCAAGGCCCGATGAGCCTGAAGAAATTCCGCCAGACGGGCAAAGGCAAGGCCGATGCGGTCTGGCTCGGTTTCGACCAAGCGGAAGGGGATGTGCTGATGATCCTCGACGCCGATCTGACCGTCAGACCGGAGGATCTACCGCGTTTCGCCCAGGCCATGGCCGATGGGCGCGGTGAGTTCGTCAACGGCTGCCGCCTCGTCTACCCCCGCAGCTGGGAAGCGATGCCGCCGCTGAACACCGCGGCCAACCGCTTCTTTGCCGCCGCCTTCTCCTGGTTGCTGCGCCAACGGCTCAAGGACACCCTGTGCGGCACCAAGGTGATCTGGAAGGACGACTACGAACGGCTCAAAGCAGGTCGCAGTTACTTCGGGGACTTCGACCCATTCGGAGACTTTGACCTGCTCTTTGGCGCCAGCAAGCTGAATCTGAAGATTGTCGAAGTGCCTGTCCGCTATCAAGAACGCAGCTACGGCAGCTCGAACATCGCCCACGTCAAAGAGGGCTTGATCCTGGGGCAGATGTGCGTCTATGCCGCCCGCAAGTTGAGGTTCATTCCCTGA
- a CDS encoding glycosyltransferase family 39 protein produces the protein MDLGTQPQRQLNRRDGLLLLALWLICLLLDGLWIQQHQAPPAWDQGDHLSRALGVWQVLSQPAPWSGGWWHSLWAQAPSYRGPLTYMLSAPVLQLLGPSFSSAIASGAVFNGILLLSCYGLGRQLHSRRAGLWAALFVAAAPALLNQRTDYLIDLSLTALMTAGWWVLSQRRWFARQRRWLWSVLSGIGLGLVALTRPTGLVLLWLPLVLLLVGGLREARHGHWRPLAEGATGGLIAWLLVWPWFSQNWLTILSTINKARQWGVAYQDGLEANSLEGWLYYLKSLPAMLGSSLTVLVLVGGGIALVQRRPPLKADKAWLLWWLSFPLGGLLVCILMTSKDFRFVLPLLPQLAVGLGLVVASVERRWTPVWQAALVLVALLGALWSQFGWGPKLSSFPPHRPNPQGGWPLEAIVATVRETSPNQLSTLAVLPDSEGLNAFNLEAEGRRQKFRMAARQTVAPKERLEEELSNFDWFLSKGGDQGVMSDERQARQAELLQSSPAFELVKSWPLPDGSQAQLLRRRSLSVSAKPVRCSGPLSGSITAIPGGLDIQVSGPSAVLQGSRLLVSMEQAGQRLEADQALGQGLLRLPQGCATVQQELAFSNNGGSWRAQLQLLAANGKRRAIPLPQASTLELEAGTQEPGALAANRVALLRDLGGQLRRGELDSLFSKVGQLNQSDPEQIYLADAEAILLARLQDDPGDLNDLYSLALAQALQRHASDAAQTLTQIKSLDPSNPNALLGLGVVELYRFRPVQAQVALDQAAKMSPNNSTLRTLRIVASALRLDLPQTLHLLRS, from the coding sequence ATGGACCTTGGTACGCAGCCCCAGCGGCAACTGAACCGGCGTGATGGCCTTCTGCTGCTGGCCCTCTGGCTGATCTGTCTGCTGCTGGATGGCCTCTGGATTCAGCAACACCAGGCCCCACCGGCCTGGGACCAGGGAGATCACCTCAGCCGCGCCCTGGGTGTTTGGCAGGTGCTCAGCCAGCCGGCCCCCTGGAGCGGCGGCTGGTGGCACAGCCTCTGGGCCCAGGCCCCCAGCTACCGGGGGCCGCTGACCTACATGCTGAGCGCCCCCGTTCTGCAGCTGCTCGGGCCGAGCTTCAGCAGCGCGATCGCCTCCGGCGCAGTCTTCAACGGGATCCTGCTGCTGAGCTGCTACGGCCTGGGACGCCAACTGCACAGCCGCCGCGCGGGGCTCTGGGCGGCGCTGTTTGTCGCGGCCGCCCCCGCGTTGCTCAACCAACGCACCGACTACCTGATTGATCTGAGCCTGACCGCGCTGATGACCGCCGGCTGGTGGGTGCTCAGCCAGCGACGCTGGTTCGCCCGCCAACGGCGCTGGCTCTGGTCCGTCCTCAGCGGCATCGGCCTGGGGCTCGTCGCCCTGACCCGGCCCACGGGGCTCGTCCTGCTCTGGCTGCCTCTGGTGCTGCTGCTGGTCGGCGGCCTGCGCGAAGCGCGCCACGGCCACTGGCGTCCCCTCGCCGAGGGGGCAACCGGGGGACTGATCGCCTGGCTGCTGGTCTGGCCCTGGTTCAGCCAGAACTGGCTGACAATCCTGAGCACCATCAACAAAGCCCGCCAATGGGGGGTCGCCTACCAAGACGGCTTGGAGGCCAACAGCCTGGAGGGGTGGCTCTACTACTTGAAGTCGCTGCCGGCGATGTTGGGCAGCAGCCTGACGGTCCTGGTGCTGGTGGGCGGGGGCATCGCCCTGGTGCAGCGCAGGCCCCCGCTCAAGGCCGACAAGGCCTGGCTGCTCTGGTGGTTGAGCTTTCCGCTCGGGGGCCTGCTGGTGTGCATCCTGATGACCAGCAAGGACTTTCGTTTTGTCCTGCCCCTCCTGCCGCAGCTGGCGGTGGGGCTGGGCCTGGTGGTGGCCAGCGTCGAGCGCCGCTGGACCCCCGTTTGGCAGGCCGCACTGGTGCTCGTCGCCCTGCTCGGAGCGCTCTGGAGCCAATTCGGCTGGGGACCGAAGCTGAGCAGCTTTCCGCCCCATCGCCCCAACCCCCAGGGGGGCTGGCCCCTCGAGGCGATCGTGGCGACGGTCCGCGAGACCAGCCCCAACCAGCTCTCCACCCTGGCGGTGCTGCCCGACAGCGAAGGGCTGAACGCCTTCAACCTCGAGGCCGAGGGGCGGCGCCAGAAATTCCGCATGGCCGCCCGCCAGACCGTGGCCCCGAAGGAGCGGCTGGAAGAGGAACTCAGCAACTTCGATTGGTTCCTCAGCAAAGGCGGAGACCAGGGGGTCATGAGCGATGAGCGGCAGGCGCGCCAAGCCGAACTACTGCAGAGCTCTCCCGCATTCGAACTGGTCAAGAGCTGGCCCCTCCCCGATGGCAGCCAGGCCCAGCTGCTGCGCCGCCGATCCCTCAGCGTCAGCGCCAAGCCGGTGCGTTGCTCCGGTCCGCTCAGCGGATCCATCACTGCGATTCCAGGCGGCCTGGACATCCAGGTCTCCGGCCCGAGCGCCGTTCTTCAGGGTTCGCGGCTGCTGGTCAGCATGGAGCAAGCCGGGCAGAGGCTTGAAGCGGATCAGGCCCTCGGCCAAGGCTTACTGCGCCTGCCTCAAGGCTGCGCCACCGTCCAGCAGGAGCTCGCCTTCAGCAACAACGGCGGGAGCTGGCGCGCCCAACTGCAACTGCTCGCGGCCAACGGCAAGCGACGGGCGATCCCGCTGCCGCAGGCCAGCACCCTTGAACTAGAGGCTGGGACTCAGGAGCCCGGCGCCCTGGCCGCCAACCGTGTCGCCCTGCTGCGCGACCTCGGGGGCCAGCTGCGCCGCGGGGAACTGGACAGCCTCTTCTCCAAGGTCGGCCAGCTCAACCAGAGCGACCCCGAGCAGATCTATTTGGCCGACGCCGAAGCCATCCTGCTGGCCCGACTCCAGGACGATCCCGGTGACCTGAACGACCTCTACAGCCTGGCCCTCGCCCAGGCGCTGCAACGGCATGCCAGCGATGCGGCGCAGACCTTGACCCAGATCAAGAGCCTGGATCCCTCCAATCCGAATGCCCTGCTCGGGCTTGGAGTCGTAGAGCTTTATCGCTTTCGACCGGTCCAAGCCCAGGTGGCGCTTGATCAAGCAGCGAAGATGAGCCCCAACAACTCCACCTTGCGCACGCTGCGCATCGTGGCCAGCGCCCTGCGCCTGGATCTGCCCCAGACCCTCCACCTGCTTCGTTCATGA
- a CDS encoding glycosyltransferase family 39 protein yields the protein MTRSNGYQKSGFRWLPFLPLLISVAPRSYLAHDEGYYALQARWIQESGQWLAPLWWDQPLFDRTIGVQWLIASAQSLFGPNSWAAHLPSLLAAALALWLTARLASGLLGPGLGWLSAALLALTPLFINYAHLASQDMPLLALELLGVWALLQAQPQASGGWRIAAGLWLGPAFLIKGFMTALPVLALLPFLLLKRRFLLRAPAFWSGLLLGWLPVALWLGLSLQHYGAGVVGGLLDKLLFLSESDVYSAGPFYYFWNIPANCAPWSLVAIAGLVWGLKRWRSEQGLLLLVYPLSLLLLLSCFRTKTPYYGLQLTPFLAIWAASGLRLFAQSGIARPRAIAWCLAGLGVLLSLAGVLLLLPGNLLNLEIPPLAPALVGLAALVLGLSWALLPQQQSQKRVLAAVLIGPWLALSLLVQGGLFSDRSPAVRQALSAGELPALLAAEPVAVISQGSLSGQAHAQLILVALGTPQLGPKLENAQDLAPGALTWIESAALQDSANRDLIPLAAGDDLAPWTLVRSPSGN from the coding sequence ATGACACGTAGCAACGGATACCAAAAGTCTGGTTTTCGGTGGCTGCCCTTCCTGCCGCTGTTGATCAGCGTCGCGCCCCGCAGCTACCTGGCCCACGACGAGGGGTACTACGCCCTGCAGGCCCGCTGGATCCAAGAGAGTGGCCAGTGGCTGGCGCCCCTCTGGTGGGACCAACCCCTGTTTGATCGCACCATCGGCGTCCAGTGGCTGATCGCCAGTGCCCAAAGCCTCTTCGGGCCCAACAGCTGGGCGGCACACCTGCCATCTCTGCTGGCGGCAGCTCTTGCGCTCTGGCTCACCGCACGCCTGGCCTCTGGTCTGCTCGGCCCAGGCTTGGGTTGGCTGAGTGCAGCCCTTCTGGCCCTCACGCCTCTCTTTATTAACTACGCCCACCTCGCCAGCCAGGACATGCCCCTGCTGGCCCTCGAGCTGCTCGGGGTATGGGCCCTGCTGCAGGCCCAGCCCCAAGCGTCAGGCGGTTGGCGGATCGCGGCAGGACTCTGGCTGGGGCCAGCCTTTTTGATCAAAGGCTTCATGACCGCCCTGCCGGTCCTCGCCCTGCTGCCCTTCCTCCTGCTCAAGCGACGGTTCCTGCTGCGCGCGCCGGCCTTCTGGTCCGGACTGCTGCTGGGTTGGCTTCCCGTGGCGCTCTGGCTGGGTTTGAGCCTGCAGCACTACGGCGCCGGCGTGGTCGGCGGACTGCTGGACAAATTGCTCTTCCTCTCCGAAAGCGACGTCTACAGCGCCGGGCCCTTCTATTACTTCTGGAACATTCCGGCCAACTGCGCACCCTGGAGTCTGGTGGCCATCGCTGGGCTGGTGTGGGGGCTGAAGCGCTGGCGCTCCGAACAGGGACTGCTTCTGCTGGTCTATCCGCTCAGCCTGCTGCTGCTGCTGAGTTGCTTCCGCACCAAGACCCCGTACTACGGCCTGCAGCTCACGCCGTTTCTGGCGATCTGGGCCGCCAGCGGCCTGCGTCTCTTCGCGCAATCCGGGATCGCCCGGCCGCGGGCCATCGCCTGGTGCCTGGCGGGCCTCGGCGTTCTGCTGAGCCTCGCCGGGGTGCTCCTGCTGCTGCCCGGCAACCTGCTCAACCTCGAGATCCCGCCCCTGGCGCCAGCACTGGTGGGGCTAGCAGCCCTCGTGCTCGGCCTGAGCTGGGCCCTCCTGCCCCAACAACAGTCACAGAAACGCGTCCTCGCCGCCGTCTTGATCGGTCCCTGGCTGGCCCTCAGCCTGCTCGTGCAGGGAGGACTCTTTAGTGATCGCTCCCCCGCCGTGCGCCAAGCCCTGAGCGCTGGTGAGCTGCCTGCGCTACTGGCCGCCGAACCGGTGGCCGTGATCAGCCAAGGCTCCTTGAGCGGCCAGGCCCATGCCCAATTGATCCTCGTCGCCCTGGGCACACCGCAGCTCGGTCCCAAGCTCGAGAACGCACAAGACCTCGCCCCCGGCGCTTTGACCTGGATCGAGTCAGCCGCGCTGCAGGATTCGGCCAATCGGGACCTCATTCCCCTGGCCGCGGGCGATGATCTGGCCCCATGGACCTTGGTACGCAGCCCCAGCGGCAACTGA
- a CDS encoding iron uptake porin, which produces MKLFQKLLLAPAALGLLAPVAANASDVNIAGLSQYGTEEQVTSITQFSDVQPTDWAYQALSNLIERYGCVAGYPNGTYRGNRAMTRYEAAALLNACLDRVTEVTDELKRLMKEFERELAVLRGRVDGLEARVGELEATQFSTTTKLRGVATFMLGAQSFSGSNNTANVDAVKAAQGGTTFNYDLKLFFDTSFTGKDLLRTMLRSGNFGASGLAGLSATEVGFEEPAGANSVAVNRLFYNFPVGEDFSVTVGGRVRVDDAGMLGVWPSVYPADTILDFFTYAGAPGAYDLDGLGAGAGITYNNVLGFDGVTLSTNYVAINGNDAANGGIATENSSSVSVSQLAYTGNSFPVIGGSAWSIAAAYTYSQANTLFVGTPYSLTYGATGTTNSFGLSGYWVPESTGWIPSVSTGWGTSSFENGAVRTDTWAKAQSWYVGLQWPDTFVKGNDLGMAVGQAPFVTSTGYGAVEGPKTPLDSNYMWEWWYKFQVTDNITVTPALFYINNFQGQDGKLASDGQYDATLNNLGGILKTTFKF; this is translated from the coding sequence ATGAAACTGTTCCAGAAGCTTCTTCTGGCGCCTGCAGCTCTGGGCCTTCTGGCTCCTGTCGCTGCAAACGCCTCTGACGTCAACATTGCTGGCCTGAGCCAGTACGGCACCGAAGAGCAGGTGACTTCGATCACCCAGTTCTCCGACGTGCAGCCCACCGACTGGGCTTATCAGGCACTGAGCAACCTGATCGAGCGCTACGGCTGCGTCGCTGGTTACCCCAACGGCACCTACCGCGGCAACCGTGCGATGACCCGCTATGAAGCGGCCGCACTGCTGAACGCTTGCCTCGACCGGGTCACTGAAGTGACCGATGAGCTCAAGCGCCTGATGAAGGAATTCGAGCGTGAGCTGGCTGTGCTCCGCGGTCGCGTGGACGGCCTCGAGGCCCGCGTCGGCGAGCTGGAAGCAACCCAGTTCTCCACCACCACCAAGCTGCGTGGCGTCGCCACCTTCATGCTGGGTGCTCAGAGCTTCTCCGGCTCCAACAACACTGCGAACGTTGATGCCGTTAAGGCTGCTCAGGGCGGCACCACCTTCAACTACGACCTGAAGCTGTTCTTCGACACCAGCTTCACCGGCAAGGACCTGCTGCGCACCATGCTGCGCTCCGGTAACTTCGGCGCCTCTGGTCTTGCAGGTCTCTCTGCAACTGAGGTCGGCTTCGAAGAGCCCGCAGGTGCAAACTCTGTCGCCGTCAACCGCCTCTTCTACAACTTCCCCGTTGGAGAAGACTTCAGCGTGACCGTTGGTGGTCGCGTTCGTGTTGACGACGCAGGCATGCTCGGCGTTTGGCCCAGCGTCTACCCCGCCGACACCATCCTCGACTTCTTCACCTACGCCGGTGCTCCTGGCGCATATGACCTCGATGGTCTGGGTGCTGGTGCCGGTATCACCTACAACAACGTTCTGGGCTTCGACGGCGTCACCCTGAGCACCAACTACGTTGCTATCAACGGCAACGATGCTGCCAACGGCGGTATCGCAACCGAGAACTCCAGTTCTGTCAGCGTGAGTCAGCTGGCTTACACCGGCAACAGCTTCCCCGTCATCGGTGGTAGCGCCTGGAGCATTGCCGCTGCTTACACCTACAGCCAAGCCAACACCCTGTTTGTTGGTACCCCTTACTCGCTGACCTACGGCGCTACCGGAACCACCAACAGCTTCGGCCTGAGCGGCTACTGGGTTCCCGAGAGCACCGGTTGGATTCCTTCCGTCAGCACCGGCTGGGGCACCAGTTCCTTCGAGAACGGCGCTGTTCGTACCGACACCTGGGCTAAGGCTCAGTCCTGGTACGTGGGTCTCCAATGGCCTGACACCTTCGTCAAGGGCAACGACCTCGGCATGGCCGTCGGCCAGGCTCCCTTCGTGACCAGCACCGGTTACGGCGCCGTCGAAGGTCCTAAGACGCCTCTGGACTCCAACTACATGTGGGAGTGGTGGTACAAGTTCCAGGTGACCGACAACATCACCGTCACCCCTGCGCTGTTCTACATCAACAACTTCCAAGGTCAGGACGGCAAACTTGCCTCCGACGGTCAGTACGACGCCACCCTCAACAACCTCGGTGGCATCCTGAAGACCACCTTCAAGTTCTGA
- a CDS encoding iron uptake porin gives MKLFQKLLLAPAALGLLAPVAANAADVNIAGLSQYGPSSASGRAAEQVTSITQFSDVQPTDWAYQALSNLIERYGCVAGYPNGTYRGNRAMTRYEAAALLNACLDRITEVTDELKRLMKEFERELAITRGRVDGLEAKVGELQATQFSTTTKLRGFTRFVLGANSFTGTNTAAGDVDTAYTTAFKKAKRGATTFNYDQRLYLDTSFTGKDLLRTLLRAGNFQLSAYNYGLLKLDPAFQEPAGPNVVGVNRLFYAFPAGEKFNFNVGARVRIDDPGMLAIGVPSVYKPGLLDFFTRAGSPGVYNKSGFGAGFGGTYKTLLGIKGLAISSNYVSADGSDGNPSTGGIMTGGSNSVSVTQLGYLGKNTPLIGGNYAIAAAYTYAQNSKLHRATPYGFDVGRTGSNNSYGVSGSWIPENTGWIPTVSLGWGSTNSENATFRGIPYRTDNWAKTQSWMVGLQWNDALRKGNKAGMAVGQAPYVSDNGGGSVGTVAGASTPMDSNTMWEWWYEYQVSDNISVKPALYYINNLDGQYGKYNTSTGAYNAKDNVFGGLLMTTFRF, from the coding sequence ATCAAACTGTTCCAGAAGCTTCTTCTGGCGCCTGCAGCTCTGGGCCTTCTGGCTCCTGTCGCTGCAAACGCCGCTGACGTCAACATCGCTGGGCTGAGCCAGTACGGCCCCTCTTCTGCGTCAGGCAGAGCAGCCGAGCAGGTGACTTCGATCACCCAGTTCTCCGACGTGCAGCCCACCGACTGGGCTTACCAGGCACTGAGCAACCTGATCGAGCGCTACGGCTGCGTCGCTGGTTACCCCAACGGCACCTACCGCGGCAACCGTGCGATGACCCGCTATGAAGCGGCCGCACTGCTGAACGCTTGCCTCGACCGGATCACTGAAGTGACCGACGAGCTCAAGCGCCTGATGAAGGAATTCGAACGCGAGCTCGCCATCACCCGCGGCCGCGTCGATGGCCTCGAGGCCAAGGTCGGCGAGCTGCAAGCGACCCAGTTCTCCACCACGACCAAGCTGCGTGGTTTCACCCGATTCGTTTTGGGTGCGAATAGCTTCACCGGCACGAATACGGCCGCTGGTGATGTTGATACGGCCTATACAACCGCTTTTAAAAAGGCCAAGCGTGGTGCCACCACGTTTAACTACGACCAGCGCCTTTATCTCGACACCAGCTTCACCGGCAAGGACCTGCTGCGCACCCTGCTGCGGGCCGGCAACTTCCAGCTAAGCGCCTACAACTACGGCCTGCTCAAGCTCGATCCTGCCTTCCAGGAACCCGCGGGGCCCAACGTCGTTGGCGTGAACCGCCTCTTCTACGCCTTTCCTGCTGGCGAGAAGTTCAACTTCAACGTTGGCGCTCGAGTGCGAATCGATGACCCCGGCATGCTCGCCATCGGTGTGCCCTCGGTCTACAAGCCGGGCCTGCTTGATTTCTTCACCCGTGCTGGCTCCCCCGGCGTCTACAACAAGAGCGGTTTCGGTGCCGGTTTCGGTGGCACCTACAAGACGCTGCTTGGCATCAAGGGCCTCGCCATCAGCAGCAACTACGTCTCCGCTGATGGCTCCGACGGCAACCCCAGCACCGGCGGGATCATGACCGGCGGCTCCAACAGCGTCTCGGTGACCCAGTTGGGCTACCTCGGCAAGAACACCCCGCTCATCGGTGGTAACTACGCCATCGCGGCGGCCTACACCTACGCCCAAAACTCCAAGCTGCACCGCGCCACCCCTTACGGCTTTGACGTGGGGCGGACCGGCAGCAACAACAGCTACGGCGTGAGCGGTTCCTGGATCCCCGAGAACACCGGTTGGATTCCGACCGTGAGCCTCGGTTGGGGTTCCACCAACTCCGAGAACGCCACCTTCCGCGGCATTCCTTACCGCACCGACAACTGGGCCAAGACCCAGTCCTGGATGGTGGGCTTGCAGTGGAACGACGCCCTCCGTAAGGGCAACAAGGCCGGCATGGCCGTCGGTCAGGCCCCCTACGTGAGCGACAACGGTGGCGGCTCCGTTGGCACCGTCGCCGGCGCCAGCACCCCGATGGACTCCAACACCATGTGGGAGTGGTGGTACGAGTACCAGGTCTCCGACAACATCTCGGTGAAGCCCGCGCTGTACTACATCAACAACCTCGACGGTCAGTACGGCAAGTACAACACCAGCACCGGGGCCTACAACGCCAAGGACAACGTCTTTGGCGGCCTGCTGATGACCACCTTCCGCTTCTGA
- a CDS encoding DnaJ domain-containing protein produces the protein MPQSARDPYLVLGVAATASGAEIKAAYRALVKQHHPDAGGDEEAILAINAAWEVLGDRERRAEHDRHRVVSSHQATVRSAAAGRAARKATAESARGDEALLVWLQTVYAPIDRLLGQVINPFPAEFKALSADPYDDQLMEAFCAYLEQSQAKLEKVETLYRSMAAPASAQGFSLSVYHCLSQVKDAVVELERYTMGYVDNYLHDGREMLREAKQRRTRLQAERRRLDL, from the coding sequence ATGCCCCAGTCCGCCCGCGATCCCTATCTGGTGCTCGGTGTGGCGGCGACAGCCAGTGGCGCCGAGATCAAGGCGGCCTATCGCGCCCTGGTCAAACAGCATCACCCCGATGCCGGCGGAGACGAAGAGGCGATCCTGGCCATCAACGCAGCCTGGGAGGTGCTCGGGGATCGCGAGCGCCGAGCCGAGCACGATCGCCATCGCGTCGTCAGCAGTCATCAGGCCACCGTGCGCTCCGCCGCTGCCGGCCGGGCGGCCCGAAAGGCCACGGCGGAATCAGCCCGCGGCGATGAAGCCTTGCTGGTCTGGCTGCAGACGGTCTACGCGCCGATTGATCGTCTGCTGGGTCAGGTCATCAATCCTTTCCCCGCCGAATTCAAGGCGCTCTCTGCCGATCCCTATGACGATCAGCTGATGGAGGCCTTCTGTGCCTACCTCGAGCAGAGCCAAGCCAAGCTCGAAAAGGTGGAGACGCTCTACCGCTCCATGGCCGCGCCGGCCTCAGCCCAGGGCTTCAGCCTCAGCGTTTACCACTGCCTCTCCCAGGTCAAAGACGCCGTGGTGGAACTCGAGCGCTACACGATGGGCTACGTCGACAACTACCTCCACGACGGCCGCGAGATGTTGCGGGAAGCCAAGCAAAGGCGCACCCGGCTCCAGGCGGAGCGCCGTCGGTTGGACCTTTAG
- the ndhO gene encoding NAD(P)H-quinone oxidoreductase subunit O, whose protein sequence is MAEAPASKPAAAAIKKGALVKVNRAAYGGSLESKASDTTAPDYLFEGPAEVLMVKGDYAQLRYRRPVPDIWLRLDQLEAFN, encoded by the coding sequence ATGGCCGAAGCGCCCGCCAGCAAACCCGCGGCCGCCGCCATCAAGAAAGGCGCCCTGGTGAAGGTGAACCGCGCGGCCTACGGCGGCAGCCTGGAATCCAAGGCCAGCGACACCACCGCGCCGGACTATCTCTTTGAGGGCCCCGCTGAGGTCCTGATGGTCAAAGGGGATTACGCCCAACTGCGTTACCGCCGGCCAGTGCCCGACATTTGGCTGCGGCTCGATCAACTGGAAGCCTTCAACTAA